From one bacterium genomic stretch:
- a CDS encoding T9SS type A sorting domain-containing protein, whose product MKKYVIIGISTIIAFLMLASTRFPTSPGRPFQIKVHNINQVELSISNFGKFGQTQGGGSGLWWPKGSGHNYIFGAGFWYGTVDSASGDTLVTVGYSPHGGECELGPGLEGMPTNDTNAIIFMYPSPWPPPQGVFSMAPQTALSHQDSWCCFNDCDSTWHVPGDTRPIGIEVYQTVYVWNLPAIEDIAFMTYEFKNVSGHNLHDCYFGVVTDCDIGNESGSAANDRISGIIEKHYFIDGLWYIADNLGYQWQEEPESGWSEFPGVIGFDLLQTPFDLVPGQDKDSDGILDQYEQDSAYYVVNLPPYMWDVDLDNTPDWRDPSENPQQGMTAYKRFTLSFEPNTDPQRYLTLAGYNYQNGAYEPYDTMPFAPDDQRFLMSSGPFDLETDESVTMVFAIVLANWHDIYGTPDTALVLADYWAQHVYDHSWRIFDIEERTASNSMNNGFRIFPNPTNTSSTVRFTLAQPGLATLKLYNTAGQLVRMIDAGQRQAGVHDIRLDLNDLSAGTYFIALQTPSTKQVQPIIVLK is encoded by the coding sequence ATGAAGAAATATGTGATCATAGGGATCAGCACAATCATAGCTTTTCTAATGCTCGCAAGCACGAGGTTTCCAACATCTCCTGGACGACCATTCCAGATAAAGGTCCACAATATCAACCAGGTTGAATTGTCCATCTCCAACTTCGGCAAGTTCGGCCAGACTCAGGGCGGCGGATCGGGCTTATGGTGGCCAAAAGGCAGCGGCCACAATTATATCTTTGGCGCTGGATTCTGGTATGGCACGGTTGATTCTGCAAGTGGCGATACGCTTGTCACGGTTGGTTATTCACCGCATGGCGGTGAATGTGAACTCGGACCAGGTCTGGAAGGCATGCCGACAAACGACACAAATGCCATTATTTTTATGTACCCATCTCCCTGGCCGCCTCCGCAAGGTGTGTTCTCAATGGCGCCCCAAACCGCGCTTTCACACCAGGATTCCTGGTGTTGTTTCAACGATTGCGATTCCACATGGCACGTGCCCGGTGATACCAGGCCCATCGGCATTGAGGTATACCAGACGGTTTATGTCTGGAATCTGCCAGCGATCGAGGATATCGCATTCATGACATATGAGTTCAAAAATGTTTCAGGTCATAACCTCCATGATTGTTACTTCGGTGTTGTCACTGACTGTGATATCGGTAATGAATCAGGCAGCGCTGCGAATGACAGGATATCAGGAATTATCGAAAAGCACTATTTCATTGATGGCTTGTGGTACATCGCGGATAACCTTGGCTACCAATGGCAGGAAGAACCAGAATCTGGCTGGTCTGAATTTCCGGGGGTGATCGGCTTTGACCTGCTCCAGACCCCGTTTGACCTGGTGCCGGGCCAGGATAAGGATAGCGACGGCATCCTTGATCAGTATGAACAGGACAGCGCTTATTATGTCGTCAACCTTCCCCCTTATATGTGGGACGTGGACCTGGACAATACGCCGGACTGGCGCGATCCCTCGGAAAATCCCCAACAAGGCATGACAGCTTACAAACGTTTCACGTTAAGCTTTGAGCCGAATACCGATCCGCAGCGTTATCTGACACTGGCCGGTTATAACTACCAGAACGGCGCCTATGAGCCTTATGACACAATGCCGTTTGCTCCAGATGACCAACGATTCCTGATGTCAAGCGGCCCGTTCGATCTGGAAACTGACGAGTCGGTCACCATGGTATTTGCCATTGTGCTCGCGAACTGGCACGATATTTACGGCACGCCCGATACCGCCCTGGTCCTTGCCGACTACTGGGCACAGCATGTCTATGACCATTCCTGGCGGATATTTGATATTGAAGAGCGAACGGCTAGTAACAGCATGAATAACGGATTTCGAATATTCCCGAATCCGACTAATACAAGTTCGACGGTCAGGTTCACGCTGGCGCAGCCGGGTCTGGCTACCCTAAAACTATACAACACGGCCGGTCAGCTGGTCAGAATGATCGATGCCGGGCAGCGACAAGCGGGCGTGCATGACATCAGACTGGATCTGAATGACCTGAGCGCGGGCACTTATTTCATCGCCCTGCAGACACCATCGACAAAACAGGTACAACCGATCATCGTATTGAAATGA